GCTTTTGGGATTCCATTCCTACGGTTAAAAGACTATGAATTAAATTACGAACAGCCAAAAACGCTATAACGGTAAAAGCCAGAATGTAAACTAAGTGTAGCATTGTTATCTCCTTAAGGGTAGGGGGTTTTCGGTTAATCGATAACCATTTTTATGTCAGAAAGGATTTTTATCTTAAAGGTTTAGCCGGAGTCAGTTGAGAAGATCCTGTCCTTAATTTTGACATATTCTAGTCAAGAGTCAAACCTTTTGATTGAACCAGGATAATCAATGTTCTACTGAGGATAGAGCTTGAGGGGAGAAACTTCTGTAAACTATTTATCGGATTGATTCGGATTAATTCACCGAAAATAAAAATTGCATTTGTCCCAATCAAACTTGTTTTTCCTGGTATTCAGCCTTTAAACTTAATTTTTAGCTGGGTTAGCCTGTTCCATGCGAAATCGCGTGGCAACTTGCCAACATTCCGTTAACAGTTGATGCCAAGGCATTAAAACCGTCATTTCAATCCCAACTTGTCCTCCCGTTATGTGAAACAAAGTTTTGGCAACACTGACCTCTCGTTTCGCTTGTGTCACCCGATACAGGAGGTCAGACTGTTGTGACGGAGTTAAAAAGGACATCTCCTCGGTTTCTAAAAGATGCTGCGACCGTTGAAACCAGTATTCAAAATCCTCCAGCAACGGCTGTAATATCGCTTTGAGGAGGTCTGATTCTTCGGGCAAGTTGGGACTTATCATGGATTATTTGATCAAGACTTGACTTAAAACAATATTAACACTCTTTACAATTCTTAATATTTTTCTTAACGAAAGTTTTAGGAGTGATGTGGAACAGGCATCTTGCCTGTTAAACTTCAGTCAACGGTCAACGGTCAACAACTCCTATCTTCTGTACAATTAAATCAAGAAACTTTTATTGTAGAGTTGTAAATTTAATCGATGTCTATAGCAGAGTCCGATGATTCTCAAGAGCCCTTAGAGAAAAAAGTCCATTTGCCGAAAACCAGTGAATCTGAAGCCTTAAAGCGAATTCGTCATACTGCTTCCCACATTATGG
The window above is part of the Planktothrix sp. FACHB-1365 genome. Proteins encoded here:
- a CDS encoding DUF2605 domain-containing protein, with the protein product MISPNLPEESDLLKAILQPLLEDFEYWFQRSQHLLETEEMSFLTPSQQSDLLYRVTQAKREVSVAKTLFHITGGQVGIEMTVLMPWHQLLTECWQVATRFRMEQANPAKN